Proteins encoded together in one Temnothorax longispinosus isolate EJ_2023e chromosome 5, Tlon_JGU_v1, whole genome shotgun sequence window:
- the LOC139812659 gene encoding histone H3-like, translating into MARTKQTARKSTGGKAPRKQLATKAARKSAPATGGVKKPHRYRPGTVALREIRRYQKSTELLIRKLPFQRLVREIAQDFKTDLRFQSSAVMAFQEASEAYLVGLFEDTNLCAIHAKRVTIMPKDIQLARRIRGERA; encoded by the coding sequence ATGGCACGTACCAAGCAGACTGCTCGCAAATCGACCGGAGGAAAGGCGCCCCGGAAACAATTGGCCACTAAAGCTGCGAGGAAAAGTGCCCCGGCCACCGGCGGTGTGAAAAAACCTCACCGTTACAGGCCCGGCACCGTGGCCCTTCGTGAAATCCGTCGTTACCAGAAAAGTACGGAATTGTTGATCCGTAAATTGCCATTCCAGCGACTCGTTCGTGAGATCGCTCAGGATTTCAAGACTGACCTCCGCTTCCAAAGTTCTGCTGTGATGGCTTTCCAGGAAGCTAGCGAGGCGTACCTCGTAGGTCTTTTCGAAGACACGAACTTGTGCGCTATTCACGCTAAGCGAGTCACCATCATGCCGAAAGACATCCAACTGGCACGTCGTATTCGTGGCGAGCGAGCTTAG
- the LOC139812777 gene encoding uncharacterized protein, producing the protein MLRPPRQEDLEEELGISSTTVVDWFSFCREVCAYWADKCSEKLGGPGRTVEIDEAKIGHRKYNRGRLLKGNWIFGGYERESKKIFIVPVEDRTEETLLACIKEWIMPGTTIVSDCWKSYNCLNNEGFQHLTVNHTYNFVDPDTGAHTQHIERVWREVRANIPKYGTRSHHVEGYLFEFLFKHAHPRAERIKIFFDVIAQMYPPLSTVEAEQTE; encoded by the exons ATGCTACGCCCTCCTCGACAGGAAGACCTCGAGGAAGAACTTGGCATTTCTTCCACCACGGTTGTCGACTGGTTCAGTTTTTGTCGCgag GTCTGTGCGTACTGGGCCGATAAGTGCAGCGAGAAACTTGGAGGTCCAGGACGCACCGTTGAAATCGACGAGGCAAAAATCGGCCATCGTAAATACAACCGTGGTCGCCTTTTGAAAGGCAATTGGATATTTGGAGGATACGAGCGAGAGtcgaagaaaatttttattgtgccAGTAGAGGATCGAACGGAAGAAACGCTCCTGGCATGCATTAAGGAGTGGATCATGCCAGGAACAACGATTGTTTCAGATTGTTGGAAATCCTATAATTGTCTTAACAATGAGGGCTTCCAACATCTGACAGTCAATCACACTTACAACTTCGTCGATCCAGATACTG GCGCCCATACTCAGCATATCGAGCGTGTTTGGAGAGAAGTTCGAGCAAATATTCCAAAGTACGGGACTCGATCGCACCATGTCGAGGGATATTTATTCGAATTTCTATTCAAACACGCTCATCCTAGGGCTgagagaataaaaatcttcTTCGACGTTATCGCCCAGATGTATCCTCCATTGTCTACTGTCGAGGCCGAGCAAACAGAGTAA